The following are from one region of the Cyanobium sp. ATX 6F1 genome:
- a CDS encoding four-carbon acid sugar kinase family protein — MRALPKIVVFDDDPTGSQTVHSCPLLLRWDQPALVEALNDPSPLLFLLTDTRALPPEQVAERVREICRALEAARQEAGLQDWLLVSRGDSTLRGHFPLEVEVIAAELGPFEATLLVPAFLEGGRTTVDGVHLLQGEPVHSTPFGRDRLFGYSSSFLPDWVEQKTGGRVPAAAVRRIGRTELEAAIASPAGARALADTLLSLRGNPFVVADAERPQHLEALAAAVWTAQETGARLLIQSAAGLIRALAALTPQPLNAAGLAALRRGPAPGAVLVGSHVPLADEQLAALLAEPDCGGVELPVERVLDNLRQGRPPGEGIETELLEAMQSLRRQGRTPVLFTSRGEASCVDEAERRAFGEALAALMARIAAALPQDLSYLISKGGITTQTLLAEGLDAAAVRLEGQLLPGLSLVWLSADHPRFPLLPVLTFPGNLGEAATLVMAWRHMASARDVHWDQSDPAGST, encoded by the coding sequence ATGCGAGCGCTCCCGAAGATCGTCGTTTTCGACGACGACCCCACAGGCTCCCAGACGGTTCACAGCTGCCCACTGCTGCTGCGCTGGGACCAGCCGGCGTTGGTGGAAGCTCTGAACGATCCCTCGCCGTTGCTGTTCTTACTCACCGACACCCGAGCCCTGCCGCCCGAGCAGGTGGCCGAGCGGGTGCGGGAGATCTGCCGGGCGCTTGAGGCGGCCCGCCAGGAGGCGGGTCTCCAGGACTGGCTGCTGGTGAGTCGGGGAGATTCGACCCTGCGGGGTCACTTCCCCTTGGAGGTGGAGGTGATCGCCGCTGAACTGGGTCCGTTTGAGGCCACCCTGCTGGTGCCGGCTTTCCTGGAGGGGGGACGCACCACGGTGGACGGGGTGCACCTGTTGCAGGGGGAGCCCGTGCACAGCACACCCTTCGGCCGCGACCGCTTGTTCGGTTACAGCAGCAGTTTCCTGCCGGACTGGGTGGAGCAAAAGACGGGCGGCCGCGTGCCAGCTGCGGCGGTGCGGCGGATCGGCCGCACCGAGCTGGAAGCGGCGATCGCCAGCCCCGCAGGAGCCCGAGCCCTGGCTGACACACTCCTGAGCCTGCGCGGCAACCCGTTCGTGGTGGCCGATGCCGAGCGGCCCCAGCACCTGGAGGCCCTGGCCGCGGCTGTTTGGACCGCCCAGGAGACCGGAGCGCGCCTGCTGATTCAGTCGGCGGCGGGGCTGATCCGGGCCCTGGCGGCCCTGACGCCCCAGCCCCTTAATGCTGCTGGCCTGGCGGCGTTGCGGCGTGGCCCCGCCCCGGGGGCGGTGCTGGTGGGCTCCCATGTGCCCTTGGCGGACGAGCAGCTGGCAGCCCTGCTGGCGGAACCCGATTGCGGCGGTGTCGAGTTGCCGGTGGAACGCGTGCTCGACAACCTGCGCCAGGGGAGACCGCCCGGTGAGGGGATTGAGACGGAGCTCCTGGAGGCGATGCAAAGCCTGCGCCGGCAGGGCCGTACCCCTGTGCTGTTCACCAGCCGCGGTGAAGCCAGCTGTGTCGACGAAGCCGAACGCCGGGCCTTCGGTGAGGCGCTAGCGGCGCTGATGGCCCGAATCGCCGCCGCCCTGCCGCAGGATCTGAGCTATCTGATCAGCAAGGGGGGCATCACCACCCAGACCCTGCTGGCCGAGGGGCTGGATGCGGCGGCGGTGCGGCTGGAGGGTCAGTTGCTGCCGGGGCTTTCCCTGGTGTGGCTGTCGGCTGATCATCCCCGCTTCCCGCTGCTGCCGGTGCTCACCTTCCCGGGGAACCTGGGCGAGGCCGCCACCCTGGTCATGGCCTGGCGGCACATGGCCAGCGCCCGCGACGTCCACTGGGATCAATCCGATCCAGCCGGAAGCACCTAG
- a CDS encoding cupin domain-containing protein, with amino-acid sequence MKSTTVKSISPYGNVYAEDQRHRWTPVAGLEHQAEELTLSLAPATGEITRLTRFHPGADTAAFGAKVHAYPEEVFIVSGRLFDAAFGIWLEAGHYASRPPGEVHGPFRTDQGCVVLEISFPQRAAPDS; translated from the coding sequence GTGAAAAGCACCACGGTGAAAAGCATCAGCCCATATGGGAACGTCTACGCCGAAGACCAACGCCACCGCTGGACGCCGGTGGCGGGGCTCGAGCACCAGGCCGAGGAGCTCACCTTGAGCCTTGCTCCCGCCACCGGCGAGATCACGCGCCTGACCCGCTTCCACCCAGGCGCTGATACGGCCGCCTTCGGCGCCAAGGTGCATGCATACCCGGAAGAGGTGTTCATCGTCAGTGGGCGGCTGTTCGATGCGGCCTTCGGGATCTGGCTGGAGGCCGGCCACTACGCCAGCCGCCCGCCGGGTGAGGTCCATGGGCCCTTTCGGACCGATCAGGGTTGTGTTGTGTTGGAGATCTCGTTCCCCCAGCGCGCCGCCCCCGACTCCTGA
- a CDS encoding putative quinol monooxygenase: MPHVLILHAVESYPAWKRIFDDAASIRRKAGERSYQLLREASDPNHVIHFSAWTSLEAARAFFESPGLVKLRQEAGVHAPTFLYLDEIEQGDL, from the coding sequence ATGCCCCACGTGCTGATCCTCCATGCCGTGGAGAGCTATCCAGCCTGGAAGCGGATCTTCGATGACGCCGCCAGCATCCGCCGCAAAGCCGGGGAACGCAGCTATCAGCTGCTGCGGGAGGCCTCCGATCCGAACCACGTGATTCATTTCTCCGCCTGGACCTCGCTCGAGGCGGCGCGCGCCTTCTTCGAATCGCCGGGACTGGTGAAACTGCGCCAGGAGGCCGGCGTGCATGCCCCCACCTTCCTCTACCTCGATGAAATCGAGCAGGGCGATCTGTGA
- a CDS encoding cation:proton antiporter, with translation MTFPALLLEVGSHEIEVAETLIGVGRFVLIFIAARALAEVLVRLQLPTILGELIAGVLIGLSGLHLILPPETQGELSSWFVNTISSLAHLGPTEVRELYAETFPNLQAVATIGLFSLLFLTGLESDLDELMAVGTQAFTVATTGVVLPFAIGTFGLLWIFHVPLIPAVFAGASMTATSIGITASVFSELKFLRTKEGQIVIGAAVLDDILGIVILAVVVALAASGTVAIGPIVKLCLAAVVFVVVSLVLSRTAAPLFDWALDQLKAPGEVVVASFLVLCVACFASQAIGLEAALGAFAAGLILSSSRHIKAIEAAVKPLVGLFSTVFFVLIGTTMDLSVLNPMDPANREGLIVAGFLLTVAVVTKVVAGWSYLCKEPTNRLVVGLGMMPRGEVGLIFLGLGTQAGLLTPALEAAILLMVIGTTFLAPVLLRLVIKPAPAEQLA, from the coding sequence ATGACCTTTCCAGCGCTGTTGCTTGAGGTGGGCAGCCACGAGATCGAGGTGGCCGAAACCCTGATCGGGGTTGGCCGCTTCGTGCTGATCTTCATTGCCGCCCGCGCCCTGGCGGAAGTGCTGGTGCGGCTGCAGTTGCCCACGATCCTCGGGGAACTGATCGCCGGGGTGCTGATCGGCCTCTCGGGCCTGCACCTGATCCTGCCGCCTGAAACCCAGGGTGAGCTCAGCTCCTGGTTCGTGAACACCATCTCGTCCCTGGCCCACCTGGGCCCCACGGAGGTGCGGGAGCTCTATGCCGAAACCTTCCCCAACCTGCAGGCGGTGGCCACCATCGGCCTGTTCTCGCTGCTGTTCCTCACGGGCCTGGAGAGCGATCTCGATGAGCTGATGGCGGTGGGCACCCAGGCCTTCACCGTGGCGACCACGGGGGTGGTGCTGCCCTTCGCGATCGGCACTTTTGGCCTGCTCTGGATCTTCCACGTGCCGCTGATTCCGGCTGTATTTGCTGGAGCGTCGATGACCGCCACCAGCATCGGCATCACCGCCAGTGTGTTCAGCGAACTCAAGTTCCTGCGCACCAAGGAGGGACAGATCGTGATCGGTGCGGCCGTGCTCGATGACATTCTCGGCATCGTGATCCTGGCGGTGGTGGTGGCCCTGGCCGCCAGCGGCACCGTGGCGATCGGGCCGATCGTGAAGCTCTGCCTAGCCGCCGTGGTGTTCGTGGTGGTGTCACTGGTGCTCAGCCGCACGGCCGCTCCCCTGTTCGACTGGGCGCTGGATCAGCTCAAGGCCCCCGGTGAGGTGGTGGTGGCCTCCTTCCTGGTGCTGTGTGTGGCCTGCTTCGCCTCCCAGGCGATCGGCCTGGAGGCGGCCCTGGGGGCCTTCGCCGCCGGCCTGATCCTCAGCAGCTCCCGCCATATCAAGGCGATCGAGGCGGCGGTGAAACCTCTGGTCGGCCTGTTCTCCACGGTGTTCTTCGTGCTGATCGGCACGACCATGGACCTGTCGGTGCTCAATCCGATGGATCCCGCCAACCGGGAGGGCCTGATCGTGGCCGGTTTCCTGCTGACGGTGGCGGTGGTCACCAAGGTGGTGGCCGGCTGGAGCTACCTCTGCAAGGAACCCACCAACCGGCTGGTGGTGGGGCTGGGGATGATGCCCCGGGGTGAAGTCGGCTTGATTTTCCTTGGGCTCGGCACCCAGGCCGGCCTGCTCACGCCTGCCCTGGAGGCGGCCATTCTGCTCATGGTGATCGGCACCACCTTCCTGGCGCCGGTGTTGCTGCGGCTGGTGATCAAACCCGCCCCCGCTGAGCAGCTGGCCTGA